From a region of the Paenibacillus sp. FSL R10-2734 genome:
- a CDS encoding response regulator transcription factor, protein MSKVLILEDEESIRSFIVINLKRNGFEVIEAADGHEALHKLTTIPDIDIALLDVMVPGIDGFEVCRRVRETNERLGIIFLTAKVQEQDKVYALSVGADDHVSKPFSPTELIARIQSLLRRVNVHREQSAKVSFVSGPFTLDLISKHFKRENEAIELTPTEFSLIQFFLEKENTPLSRDLLLDHVWGKEYMGDPKIVDVNIRRLRQKIENNPSEPEFLQTVWGHGYRWKGQVQ, encoded by the coding sequence ATGAGTAAAGTACTGATTCTGGAAGATGAGGAGTCTATTCGTAGCTTTATTGTCATTAACTTGAAGCGTAATGGGTTCGAAGTGATAGAAGCTGCGGATGGGCATGAAGCTCTTCACAAGTTAACCACAATTCCTGATATTGATATCGCCCTGCTGGATGTAATGGTTCCAGGGATTGATGGGTTCGAAGTGTGTAGACGGGTTAGAGAAACCAATGAACGCTTGGGTATTATTTTTCTGACTGCCAAGGTTCAAGAACAAGATAAAGTATATGCATTATCTGTAGGCGCAGATGACCATGTTAGCAAGCCATTCAGCCCGACAGAACTGATTGCCCGAATTCAATCGCTGCTGCGCCGAGTGAATGTTCATCGTGAACAGTCAGCAAAGGTTTCTTTCGTTTCAGGGCCATTCACCTTGGATCTTATTTCCAAGCATTTCAAGCGTGAGAATGAAGCGATTGAACTGACGCCAACGGAGTTTTCATTGATCCAATTCTTTCTCGAAAAAGAAAATACGCCGCTCAGCCGCGATCTTCTACTGGACCATGTATGGGGTAAGGAGTATATGGGTGATCCCAAGATTGTGGATGTAAATATTCGTCGTCTGCGTCAGAAGATTGAGAATAATCCGTCAGAGCCAGAATTTTTGCAAACGGTATGGGGACACGGATATAGATGGAAAGGCCAAGTACAATGA
- a CDS encoding HAMP domain-containing sensor histidine kinase, translating into MIKKGMRRQIVLHYIFVVFLALLLVEVIFLLAIRTYYYDSVYSKIKNHITTAESFFHKYELGGDNNSNQLQVLLERFALDKTELEVLTLNGDMITSSTGFQPDRTITTSDVPEAAGGSIGRWVGRQSGTNESVMAVSKTVQVHGRDTYVLRYLTSLEGINNDLLNLTLLSIGIGAAVMAVVLVFSIGLANSIVKPLNNITAVSAQMAKGRFNVRIKGNYKFEIGDLASTLNYMAQEIVRSNQIKDDFISSISHELRTPLTSIKGWSETLISGGYDPEETKLGVSIISRESDRLIGLVEEILDFSKLQQNQMKLAIGIVDVKVLLQETILNIWAKAEKKRIHLLLECEDGIFVKGDANRLKQVFLNLVDNAVKFSHEDSSIELSAKRLSATETAIVVRDSGIGISDAHISRVKDRFFQVDALNGGTGLGLAISQQIVELHNGTLEMVSELGSGTEVTVILPLTEKPPEVSSDQVAQIQATLPESDV; encoded by the coding sequence ATGATTAAGAAGGGGATGCGCAGACAAATCGTTCTACACTACATTTTTGTAGTTTTTTTGGCGCTTCTCCTCGTAGAAGTAATCTTCCTGCTTGCCATCAGAACGTATTATTATGACAGTGTGTATAGTAAGATAAAAAATCATATTACCACGGCAGAGTCGTTTTTTCATAAATACGAGCTGGGTGGCGATAACAACTCGAACCAGCTGCAAGTGCTACTGGAGAGATTTGCACTGGATAAAACCGAGCTAGAAGTATTGACCCTGAATGGGGATATGATCACCAGTTCGACTGGCTTTCAGCCAGACCGTACCATTACAACTAGTGATGTTCCTGAAGCGGCAGGGGGCAGTATTGGCCGCTGGGTAGGGCGCCAAAGTGGTACTAATGAGAGTGTTATGGCTGTGTCCAAGACGGTGCAGGTGCACGGACGTGATACGTATGTTCTAAGGTATCTTACTTCACTTGAAGGTATCAACAACGATTTGCTTAATCTTACATTATTGTCGATTGGTATAGGTGCAGCTGTTATGGCTGTTGTTCTCGTGTTCAGCATTGGACTAGCCAACTCTATTGTAAAACCCCTCAATAACATTACGGCGGTATCAGCCCAGATGGCCAAGGGCAGGTTTAATGTACGGATTAAGGGGAACTACAAATTTGAGATTGGTGATTTGGCTTCAACGCTGAACTACATGGCTCAAGAAATTGTGCGCAGCAATCAGATTAAGGATGATTTTATTTCTTCTATTTCTCATGAGCTACGAACACCACTTACGAGTATCAAGGGCTGGAGTGAGACATTGATCTCTGGCGGCTATGATCCGGAGGAGACGAAGCTTGGTGTAAGTATTATCTCTAGAGAAAGTGACCGACTGATTGGACTAGTGGAGGAGATTCTCGACTTCTCAAAGCTGCAGCAGAACCAAATGAAGCTGGCTATTGGGATTGTTGACGTGAAAGTGTTACTTCAGGAGACTATACTGAATATTTGGGCCAAGGCAGAGAAGAAGAGAATCCACTTGCTTCTAGAGTGTGAAGATGGAATCTTTGTTAAAGGGGATGCCAATCGTCTAAAGCAAGTGTTCTTGAATCTGGTAGACAATGCTGTGAAGTTCTCTCATGAGGATTCCAGTATAGAATTGTCTGCGAAGAGATTGTCTGCTACAGAGACTGCGATTGTGGTACGTGATAGTGGAATAGGGATTAGTGATGCGCATATCTCCAGAGTTAAGGACCGTTTCTTTCAAGTGGATGCGTTGAATGGAGGAACAGGCTTGGGATTAGCGATCTCACAGCAGATTGTAGAACTTCATAATGGGACACTTGAAATGGTAAGTGAGCTAGGAAGCGGAACTGAAGTTACCGTAATCTTGCCCCTAACTGAGAAGCCACCTGAAGTCAGTTCAGATCAAGTAGCGCAAATTCAAGCTACTTTACCTGAATCAGATGTCTAG
- a CDS encoding GNAT family N-acetyltransferase: MEVLRNSIRIVRGAPERTGDILWLLQEAANWMELNGIKQWTPGQFNETDIAGYFTDRHVYLALDDEAVVGMFTLQFSDPQYWGSKNDESYAYLHRLAVAGSHRSQGLGQHMLKYAVLRAKDLGCRGLRFDTVAHNIKLNRYYQSLGFHYMGTNDMGNGRLVNLYEHFEEKPDPDRLILRFMSESDYEHLRRWSISPQYLKQWAGPSLTFPLDDEQLNKYLNGANHPANSDRLIFCAVHEATRQVVGHISLSTIDRSNRSARIGRVVVDPDYQGRGFGTRMMNEVLRIGFESLGMHRLSLGAFAFNTVALKSYEAVGFKREGVQREAALFGDQYVDCVEMSILDREWSALQDS; the protein is encoded by the coding sequence ATGGAAGTATTGAGAAACTCAATTAGGATCGTTCGTGGTGCCCCTGAACGGACGGGTGATATCTTGTGGCTGCTGCAGGAAGCAGCAAATTGGATGGAGCTTAATGGGATTAAGCAATGGACACCGGGTCAATTTAACGAGACTGATATTGCAGGCTATTTCACCGACAGGCATGTTTATCTTGCGCTTGACGATGAAGCTGTAGTCGGAATGTTCACATTACAGTTCAGCGATCCTCAATACTGGGGAAGTAAAAATGATGAGTCCTATGCTTATTTGCATAGGTTGGCTGTGGCAGGTTCTCACCGCAGTCAGGGACTTGGACAGCATATGCTTAAATATGCTGTGCTCCGAGCCAAAGATCTAGGCTGCAGAGGGCTCAGATTTGATACCGTCGCACACAACATTAAACTCAATCGGTATTATCAAAGCTTGGGTTTTCATTATATGGGTACTAACGATATGGGAAATGGCCGTTTAGTGAATCTGTATGAGCATTTTGAAGAGAAGCCTGATCCCGATCGTCTGATTCTTAGATTTATGTCCGAATCGGATTATGAACACTTGAGACGATGGAGTATTTCACCCCAGTATCTGAAGCAGTGGGCAGGGCCTTCGCTTACTTTTCCACTTGATGATGAGCAGCTTAATAAGTATCTAAATGGAGCAAATCATCCAGCAAATTCCGATCGCCTCATCTTTTGTGCGGTACATGAAGCAACTCGGCAGGTCGTGGGTCATATCAGTCTTTCAACCATTGACCGATCGAATCGTTCTGCACGAATAGGCAGGGTAGTAGTTGATCCTGATTATCAGGGAAGAGGCTTTGGAACACGGATGATGAATGAAGTGCTCCGGATCGGATTTGAGAGCTTGGGTATGCACCGTCTTTCCCTGGGTGCTTTCGCCTTCAACACCGTTGCCCTGAAATCCTACGAAGCCGTGGGCTTTAAGCGGGAGGGTGTTCAACGCGAAGCGGCGCTGTTTGGGGATCAATATGTTGATTGTGTGGAAATGAGCATTTTAGATAGAGAATGGTCAGCACTCCAGGATTCATAA
- a CDS encoding glucose-1-phosphate adenylyltransferase: protein MNNKKDCIAMLLAGGEGRRLAPLTSSMAKPAVPFGGQYKIIDFPLSNCVNSKIDTVGVLTQYEAESLHDHIGQGEPWGLHSQKDKGVTLLPSGVEGRDSYTGTADAIYKNIEYIDSRNPEHVLILSGDHIYHMDYRKMLDYHVEKAAKATISVMEVPWDEASRFGVMNVNDELKISEFAEKPKVPKSNLASMGIYLFEWAYLKEHLLRDAANPNSSHDFGKDVIPTMLDQNDDLFAYRFKGYWRDVGTVGSLWEAHMDLLQKNNGMKLDKTHWPMYSRSRRTKLAVHKPRVQIPSTDSLVNEFCTQEGSLQRSVIFNGVEIGKMSQIKQSVIMPGVRIGRGVQIENAIIGEGAIIKDGAVIKGSINNIIVVGPYETIAPKSAVRNQPSRLFQEVYEKSGLLREVLPS from the coding sequence ATGAATAACAAAAAAGATTGTATCGCCATGCTTTTGGCGGGAGGGGAAGGCCGTAGATTGGCTCCCTTGACATCCAGTATGGCTAAGCCTGCAGTCCCTTTCGGTGGACAATATAAAATTATCGATTTCCCGCTAAGTAATTGTGTTAACTCCAAAATTGATACAGTAGGTGTCCTGACACAGTATGAAGCTGAATCCTTGCATGACCACATCGGTCAAGGTGAACCTTGGGGCTTACATAGTCAAAAGGACAAAGGTGTCACCCTGCTTCCTTCCGGTGTTGAAGGCAGAGACAGTTATACAGGAACTGCTGATGCAATTTATAAAAACATTGAGTATATTGATAGCCGCAATCCAGAGCATGTACTTATTCTATCCGGTGATCATATTTACCATATGGATTACCGAAAGATGCTGGACTATCATGTAGAGAAAGCTGCAAAAGCCACCATCTCCGTAATGGAGGTGCCATGGGATGAAGCCAGTCGTTTTGGAGTGATGAACGTAAATGATGAACTAAAAATCTCTGAGTTTGCGGAAAAACCAAAAGTACCTAAAAGTAATTTGGCTTCAATGGGTATTTACCTGTTTGAGTGGGCATATCTGAAGGAGCACTTGTTGCGGGATGCAGCTAATCCGAATTCCAGCCATGACTTTGGTAAAGACGTTATACCCACGATGCTTGATCAGAATGATGATTTATTCGCTTACCGCTTCAAAGGGTACTGGAGAGATGTAGGTACTGTGGGTAGTCTCTGGGAAGCACATATGGATCTTCTGCAAAAAAACAACGGCATGAAGCTCGACAAAACGCATTGGCCGATGTATAGCCGGAGTCGCCGGACTAAGCTTGCGGTTCATAAACCACGTGTTCAGATCCCGTCGACGGACTCCCTCGTGAATGAATTCTGTACGCAAGAAGGCAGCTTACAACGTTCTGTAATCTTCAATGGTGTGGAAATTGGAAAAATGAGCCAGATCAAACAAAGCGTTATTATGCCAGGCGTTCGCATAGGACGTGGTGTACAGATCGAAAATGCCATTATTGGCGAAGGTGCAATTATTAAGGATGGGGCTGTCATCAAGGGTAGCATTAATAATATTATAGTCGTTGGGCCTTATGAGACCATAGCTCCTAAGTCAGCGGTTAGAAACCAACCCTCCCGTCTGTTTCAAGAAGTTTATGAGAAGTCAGGACTTCTACGGGAAGTTCTCCCTTCATAA